The following are encoded in a window of Gramella sp. MT6 genomic DNA:
- a CDS encoding glycoside hydrolase family 32 protein, which translates to MKRIINLMLISALTLASATSCMDRKDEEGKEAVAMEVQKDEDFRPNFHFTPEKNWMNDPNGMFFYNGYFHLYFQHYPDDNVWGPMHWGHAISTDMITWKEQPIAIYPDEKGYIFSGSAVVDNNNTSGFGKDGKVPIVAMFTYHDPKGQEAGETDYQSQAIAYSLDEGKTWTKYEGNPVIENPGIKDFRDPKVTWDGIHQQWVMVLAADDKSLFYTSQNLKEWKLASEFGEGLGAHGGVWECPDFFPMYVENSDEVKWVLIQSLNPGGYNGGSGTQYFVGDFDGKEFTPVKEMQDLGEDHHYWIDFGKDNYAGVTWANIPEENGRKLFMGWMSNWQYAEKVPTETWRSAMTIARELKLEKIEDSYIITSVPAKELQNYRSISYKDANVKIEGDTKIIDSSKIDLTSAEIRFKISDLKQTNYKFRLSNSQGDELMFGYDHGKKEFYLDRSKAGQAGFSEEFANTISTAPRISGAEDLSGIIILDKTSIELFFDEGKTVITEIFFPKYPWEKLSVSAEAGEFTLDHIEAYQLKFK; encoded by the coding sequence ATGAAAAGAATAATCAACTTAATGCTTATTTCGGCTTTGACGCTTGCCTCAGCAACCTCCTGTATGGACAGGAAAGATGAAGAAGGCAAGGAAGCTGTGGCGATGGAGGTCCAGAAGGATGAGGATTTTCGTCCTAACTTCCATTTTACGCCTGAAAAGAACTGGATGAACGATCCTAACGGGATGTTCTTCTATAATGGATATTTCCATCTTTACTTTCAGCATTATCCAGACGATAATGTATGGGGGCCAATGCATTGGGGCCATGCCATAAGTACCGATATGATCACCTGGAAGGAACAACCAATTGCGATTTACCCTGATGAGAAAGGTTATATTTTTTCTGGAAGCGCAGTTGTAGATAACAACAATACATCCGGTTTTGGAAAGGATGGTAAGGTGCCTATTGTGGCCATGTTCACCTATCACGATCCAAAAGGACAAGAAGCGGGAGAAACAGATTATCAGTCCCAGGCCATTGCTTATAGCCTGGATGAAGGTAAGACTTGGACCAAATATGAGGGGAATCCTGTGATCGAGAATCCCGGAATAAAGGATTTTCGTGATCCCAAGGTGACCTGGGATGGTATTCACCAGCAATGGGTGATGGTACTCGCGGCAGATGATAAAAGCCTTTTCTATACTTCTCAAAACCTTAAGGAATGGAAACTGGCTTCAGAATTTGGTGAAGGTTTAGGCGCGCACGGCGGAGTGTGGGAGTGTCCCGATTTCTTTCCAATGTATGTTGAAAACAGCGACGAAGTAAAATGGGTTCTTATTCAAAGCCTGAATCCGGGGGGATATAATGGTGGATCCGGAACCCAGTATTTCGTTGGTGATTTTGATGGCAAGGAATTCACCCCGGTTAAGGAAATGCAGGATCTGGGGGAAGACCATCATTACTGGATAGACTTTGGAAAGGATAATTATGCCGGGGTTACCTGGGCAAATATTCCGGAAGAGAATGGAAGGAAGCTTTTTATGGGCTGGATGTCTAACTGGCAGTATGCAGAGAAAGTACCAACAGAGACCTGGAGAAGTGCCATGACCATTGCCCGGGAATTAAAACTTGAGAAGATTGAAGATAGCTACATTATCACCTCTGTTCCCGCAAAAGAACTTCAGAATTACAGGAGTATCAGTTATAAGGATGCTAATGTAAAGATCGAAGGTGATACAAAAATTATAGATTCATCTAAGATAGACCTGACCAGTGCAGAGATTAGATTTAAAATCTCAGACCTTAAGCAAACCAATTATAAATTCAGGCTGTCCAATTCGCAGGGAGATGAACTCATGTTTGGATATGATCATGGCAAAAAGGAATTCTACCTGGACAGATCTAAAGCAGGTCAAGCCGGTTTTTCTGAAGAATTTGCGAATACGATATCTACAGCTCCACGTATTTCGGGAGCTGAGGACCTAAGCGGAATTATCATTCTTGATAAAACCTCCATAGAATTATTTTTTGACGAAGGAAAAACTGTGATCACAGAAATATTCTTTCCCAAATATCCCTGGGAGAAACTCTCTGTAAGCGCAGAGGCTGGTGAATTCACTCTGGATCATATAGAAGCATATCAATTAAAATTCAAATAA
- a CDS encoding sugar porter family MFS transporter, translating to MNKILAWSISAALAGFLFGFDTVVISGADKQLQELWGTSDTFHGTVVMAMALWGTVVGAIFGGIPTNKIGRKNTLIIIGILYLVSALGSAMVNDPISFAFFRFLGGLGVGASTIAAPAYVSEIAPADKRGKLVSLYQFNIVLGILVAFLSNYLLRNTGAQPWRWMVGVEAVPALIYVLFVVFIPRSPRWLISRGRVQDAQKVLQIINPDINVREKLAEIKHQSETEKTGENIFMKKYRFPLILAFLVAFFNQLSGINAFLYYAPRIFESAGLGESTALLSSIGIGVVNLLFTLLGVFLIDRLGRRQLMLIGSVGYIISLSLVAAAFFLNWGGLWVPIFLFFFIAAHAIGQGAVIWVFISEIFPNRLRASGQAFGSSTHWVLAAIIPSLIPFLFSSIGPGYVFAFFAFMMLLQLFFVIFMMPETKGKSLEELSEELLINNQQVPITNN from the coding sequence ATGAATAAAATTCTCGCCTGGTCAATTAGTGCTGCTTTAGCCGGATTCCTGTTTGGATTTGATACTGTAGTTATTTCTGGAGCCGATAAACAACTTCAGGAACTCTGGGGAACATCCGATACCTTTCATGGTACTGTAGTAATGGCAATGGCTCTATGGGGTACTGTAGTAGGTGCAATATTTGGTGGAATTCCTACTAATAAAATAGGGCGAAAAAATACTCTAATAATTATAGGGATCCTTTACCTGGTTTCAGCTTTAGGCTCGGCAATGGTCAATGATCCTATATCATTTGCTTTTTTTAGATTCCTGGGTGGTCTTGGGGTCGGGGCCTCGACCATTGCGGCTCCCGCTTATGTTTCAGAGATAGCTCCTGCAGATAAAAGAGGTAAACTGGTATCCCTTTATCAGTTCAATATCGTGTTAGGTATACTGGTCGCATTTTTGTCCAATTACCTTCTAAGGAATACCGGAGCTCAGCCATGGCGATGGATGGTAGGAGTAGAAGCAGTTCCGGCCTTAATATATGTCCTTTTTGTTGTCTTTATACCAAGAAGCCCCAGATGGTTAATATCCAGAGGAAGGGTGCAGGACGCTCAAAAAGTTCTTCAAATTATAAACCCTGATATAAATGTCAGGGAAAAACTTGCCGAAATAAAGCATCAGTCCGAGACCGAAAAGACCGGGGAGAATATCTTTATGAAAAAATATCGCTTCCCTCTTATTCTGGCTTTCCTGGTCGCATTCTTTAATCAGCTATCGGGGATCAATGCCTTTCTTTATTATGCACCTAGAATCTTCGAATCGGCTGGCCTGGGTGAGAGTACAGCACTGTTAAGCAGTATAGGAATAGGGGTGGTAAATCTTTTATTTACCCTTTTAGGCGTATTTCTTATAGACCGTTTAGGGCGCAGGCAACTGATGCTTATTGGATCTGTAGGATATATTATTTCCCTGTCACTGGTAGCGGCCGCGTTCTTCCTAAATTGGGGAGGCCTTTGGGTCCCAATCTTCCTTTTCTTTTTTATTGCGGCTCATGCCATAGGTCAGGGAGCGGTGATCTGGGTCTTTATATCTGAAATTTTTCCGAATCGTCTTAGGGCTTCGGGGCAGGCCTTTGGATCCTCCACCCACTGGGTGCTGGCGGCTATAATACCATCTCTGATCCCATTCCTCTTTTCCAGTATCGGGCCAGGTTATGTTTTTGCCTTTTTTGCCTTTATGATGCTTTTACAGCTCTTCTTCGTGATCTTCATGATGCCCGAAACAAAAGGCAAATCCCTTGAGGAATTGAGTGAGGAACTTTTAATAAATAATCAACAAGTACCAATTACAAATAACTGA
- a CDS encoding restriction endonuclease subunit S yields MQHKVVNLKSILKYQGLSSGYSFRGKIKNTIGGNVRVIQLKDFEGNYTFLGNECYLVDGNKIKSKYYLETDDILFTAKGTNNFALVFKEIDNIPTIASSALFVLKTNKNIAYPQYIAWYINQTKVQNYFKTNEAGSYNTSINKTTLEETPIALPPLELQIKIANIANLNNKELALSNKIIDLKNKLITTQLLSKL; encoded by the coding sequence ATGCAACACAAGGTAGTTAATTTAAAATCTATTTTAAAGTATCAAGGACTCTCCTCAGGTTATTCTTTCAGAGGCAAGATCAAGAATACGATTGGTGGAAATGTTCGAGTTATACAGTTAAAAGACTTTGAGGGAAACTATACTTTTCTCGGAAATGAATGTTATTTAGTCGACGGCAATAAAATAAAAAGCAAGTACTACCTGGAAACTGATGACATTCTATTTACCGCTAAAGGAACCAATAATTTCGCCCTGGTATTCAAGGAAATAGATAATATTCCAACTATTGCATCTTCAGCACTGTTTGTTCTTAAAACAAACAAAAACATAGCTTATCCACAATATATTGCGTGGTATATAAATCAAACAAAAGTTCAAAATTATTTCAAAACTAATGAAGCAGGATCTTATAATACCAGTATTAATAAAACTACTTTAGAAGAAACACCAATAGCACTCCCTCCGTTAGAACTACAAATTAAAATAGCCAACATTGCTAATCTGAATAATAAGGAATTAGCATTAAGCAATAAGATTATAGACCTAAAAAACAAATTAATTACCACTCAACTTTTAAGTAAATTATAA
- a CDS encoding restriction endonuclease subunit S — MIESETDYNIVNAKEGYKNTKLGWIPENWSIKSLDELGEFSKGKGIAKKDILEEGIEGLPSVRYAEIYTHYHNYTTSFKSRINKDSAQNSNPIEKGDILFAGSGETLKEIGKSIAYLGDQTAYAGGDIIIFKQKNQDSQYLGYLLNTDVIRSQLFKIGQGHSVVHIYSSGLKKLFIPLPPLPEQQKIASIINTWDEAIKEQGKLIAQKQELKKGLMQQLLTGKKRFEGFDQEWKISKLGDIGNVKMCKRIFNSETNPVGGVPFYKIGTFGKEPDAYIEEELFEEYKKRFSYPKIGEILISASGTIGRTVVYNGEEAYYQDSNIIWIDNNENLVTNKFLFYVLNFVRFETEGGTLKRLYSYILKETEFLLPSLVEQEKIVGILEAVHQEIEKLDLKLKNLKKQKQGIIQQFLTGKKRLKL, encoded by the coding sequence ATGATAGAATCGGAAACAGACTATAATATCGTTAACGCAAAAGAAGGTTATAAGAATACCAAGTTAGGTTGGATTCCTGAGAATTGGAGTATCAAATCCTTAGATGAACTTGGGGAATTTTCAAAAGGCAAAGGTATCGCGAAAAAAGATATTTTAGAAGAGGGAATTGAGGGATTACCTAGCGTTAGATATGCCGAAATTTATACACATTATCATAACTACACTACCTCATTCAAATCAAGAATTAATAAAGATTCTGCGCAGAATAGTAACCCCATAGAAAAAGGTGATATCTTATTTGCTGGCTCTGGAGAAACACTAAAAGAAATCGGGAAATCCATAGCATATTTAGGAGACCAGACAGCATATGCTGGAGGTGATATAATTATTTTTAAACAAAAAAATCAAGATTCTCAATATTTAGGATACTTATTAAATACGGATGTCATTAGAAGTCAATTATTCAAAATTGGTCAAGGCCATTCTGTTGTTCATATATATTCAAGTGGTTTAAAAAAATTATTCATTCCACTCCCGCCCCTGCCAGAACAGCAAAAGATAGCATCAATAATCAACACCTGGGATGAAGCCATCAAGGAACAAGGAAAACTGATTGCCCAAAAACAGGAACTCAAAAAAGGATTAATGCAACAGTTACTTACTGGTAAGAAACGGTTTGAAGGATTTGATCAAGAATGGAAAATTTCGAAGTTGGGTGATATTGGTAATGTCAAAATGTGCAAAAGAATATTTAATTCTGAAACAAATCCTGTAGGGGGAGTTCCATTTTACAAAATCGGAACTTTTGGCAAAGAGCCAGACGCTTACATAGAAGAGGAACTATTTGAAGAGTATAAAAAAAGATTTTCATATCCTAAAATTGGTGAAATATTAATTTCTGCTTCTGGCACCATAGGCCGAACAGTAGTCTATAATGGAGAGGAAGCATATTATCAAGATTCAAATATAATTTGGATTGATAATAATGAAAACTTGGTTACTAATAAATTTCTTTTCTATGTTTTGAATTTTGTCCGTTTCGAAACGGAAGGTGGGACTTTAAAGCGTTTATATAGTTATATATTAAAAGAGACAGAATTCTTACTTCCTTCGCTAGTTGAGCAAGAAAAAATTGTAGGAATTCTTGAAGCAGTTCATCAAGAAATTGAAAAACTTGATTTGAAATTAAAGAATCTAAAAAAACAAAAACAAGGTATAATACAGCAATTTTTGACTGGAAAGAAGCGGCTGAAATTATAA
- a CDS encoding phospholipase D-like domain-containing protein: MKTVLRLETEFKSFIRKADEICIAVAMLTDYGLQLFDHRDEDCTLEFLVGYDLPTQPSALQKLISERIETKIYDVKNQFFHPKLYLFRIDDNWTAFLGSGNCTKGGLLNNIELNFKIEDPDAVQELLDWYVTYYNLGSNLDQEWLNEYSLFYAERSDREKELRSITRQFKKSTGVTKGKVALSDYDFAGQFFTFEHYNAFKAPKPILDKPGPIAERLKVRNKMEELHNRIYPVMKGKGWELYPHHQTQHLTSSFRHNERASSSLDAIWLHYGRDEPEIEKYKEAYGDNMTSLFHMRAEVLIRKDVIWVELRVGKNNGSYPDRNFIREQLKTNRLFAEKYYALIKDLDNDFTITVADDEVPVREFKDLDELKEFTLKDNPKFFYFRIGREYKPDDKAISDNNIESTVINDFAQLYPIYQLFKHQF, from the coding sequence TTGAAAACGGTATTACGATTAGAAACAGAATTTAAAAGTTTCATCCGTAAAGCAGATGAGATATGTATTGCAGTAGCTATGTTAACAGACTATGGACTGCAGTTATTTGATCATAGAGATGAAGACTGTACTTTAGAATTTTTAGTTGGTTATGATTTACCTACCCAACCTTCAGCGCTCCAAAAATTAATAAGTGAACGCATAGAAACAAAAATTTACGATGTAAAAAACCAATTCTTTCATCCTAAGCTATATCTATTCAGAATAGATGATAATTGGACAGCTTTCCTAGGTTCTGGGAATTGTACTAAAGGTGGTCTTCTTAATAACATTGAACTCAATTTCAAAATTGAAGACCCTGATGCTGTACAGGAATTGTTAGACTGGTATGTTACCTATTATAATTTAGGTTCAAACCTAGACCAGGAGTGGTTGAATGAATACAGCTTGTTCTATGCTGAAAGAAGCGATAGAGAAAAAGAATTACGATCCATTACAAGGCAGTTTAAGAAATCGACCGGTGTAACTAAAGGGAAGGTAGCCTTATCTGATTATGATTTTGCAGGTCAATTTTTCACTTTTGAACATTACAATGCCTTTAAGGCTCCAAAACCAATTTTGGATAAACCTGGCCCAATTGCAGAGAGATTGAAAGTACGTAATAAGATGGAAGAATTGCATAATCGTATATATCCAGTAATGAAAGGAAAAGGCTGGGAATTATATCCGCATCATCAAACCCAACATTTAACCTCTTCCTTTAGACATAATGAGCGCGCATCAAGTTCATTGGATGCTATATGGTTACACTATGGGCGAGATGAACCTGAAATAGAAAAATATAAAGAAGCTTATGGAGATAACATGACTTCATTGTTTCATATGCGGGCGGAAGTTCTTATTAGAAAAGATGTTATATGGGTAGAGTTAAGAGTTGGAAAAAACAATGGAAGTTACCCAGATAGAAATTTCATAAGAGAACAATTGAAAACCAATAGGTTATTTGCAGAAAAATATTATGCTCTTATTAAAGATCTAGACAATGATTTCACAATCACCGTTGCAGATGATGAAGTTCCGGTAAGGGAATTTAAAGATTTAGATGAACTTAAGGAATTTACACTGAAAGACAACCCTAAATTCTTTTATTTCAGAATAGGCCGCGAATACAAACCTGACGATAAAGCTATTTCGGATAATAATATAGAATCTACCGTCATCAACGATTTTGCCCAGCTATATCCTATTTACCAACTATTTAAGCATCAATTTTAA
- a CDS encoding type I restriction-modification system subunit M has translation MSNKLRPTQDQINTALWNACDTFRGAFDSSEYKNYILVFMFIKYLSDVWKDHYNELKERYGDDEELIKRKLKRERFVLPDNCSFDYIYEHRNDTDIGEKIDKIFAKIEESNIEKLDGVFRNISFNSDKLGQTKDRNRRLKNLINDFAKPELDFRPSLWEGKQDILGEAYMYLLEKFASGAGKKGGEFFTPKEVSGLLAKLVAPKEGDRIFDPTAGSGSLLIKVAEETKDAQGNPTDNFAIYGQESNGDTWALSKMNCFLHKMDSAQIEWCDTINNPKLIEGDVLMKFDIVVANPPFSLDKWGHENAEADRYKRFLRGVPPKSKGDYAFILHMIETTAPNGKVGVIVPHGVLFRGSAERKIRKKLIEENLLDAVIGLPTNLFYGTGIPAAILIFNKAKTTKEILFIDASKDFEDGKKQNVLRTQDINKIVDTYKRFTTIEKYSSVVTLSEVSENDYNLNIPRYVDTFEEEEPIDVAAVQKNIVQLELELEQVRAEMNKHLKELGF, from the coding sequence ATGTCAAATAAATTAAGGCCTACACAGGATCAGATAAACACTGCATTATGGAATGCGTGTGATACATTTAGAGGAGCATTTGATTCGTCAGAATACAAGAATTACATCTTAGTATTTATGTTTATCAAGTATCTAAGTGATGTTTGGAAAGATCATTACAATGAACTTAAAGAACGTTATGGAGATGATGAAGAACTTATTAAGAGAAAGCTGAAGCGTGAACGTTTTGTTCTGCCAGATAATTGCTCTTTTGATTATATCTATGAACATAGAAATGATACGGATATCGGAGAGAAAATTGATAAAATTTTTGCAAAAATAGAAGAAAGTAATATCGAGAAATTAGATGGTGTTTTTAGAAACATCAGTTTTAATTCTGATAAATTAGGACAAACCAAGGATCGGAATCGAAGACTTAAAAATCTAATTAATGATTTTGCAAAACCAGAATTAGACTTCCGTCCATCGCTTTGGGAAGGGAAGCAAGACATCCTTGGAGAAGCTTATATGTACCTCCTTGAAAAATTTGCGTCTGGAGCAGGTAAAAAAGGAGGTGAATTTTTTACACCAAAAGAAGTTTCTGGTTTATTAGCAAAACTAGTTGCACCAAAGGAAGGTGATAGAATTTTTGATCCTACAGCGGGTTCCGGCTCTCTATTGATAAAAGTGGCAGAGGAAACCAAGGATGCTCAAGGTAATCCAACAGATAATTTCGCGATCTATGGGCAAGAAAGTAATGGTGATACATGGGCATTGAGCAAAATGAATTGCTTTTTGCATAAAATGGATTCAGCTCAGATCGAATGGTGTGATACCATTAATAATCCTAAATTAATTGAGGGGGATGTATTAATGAAGTTTGATATTGTAGTTGCCAATCCTCCTTTTAGTCTTGACAAATGGGGGCATGAGAATGCAGAAGCAGATCGCTATAAGCGTTTCCTTCGTGGTGTTCCTCCTAAATCTAAGGGAGATTACGCATTTATTCTTCATATGATAGAGACTACGGCTCCTAATGGTAAAGTAGGTGTAATTGTACCACACGGTGTACTATTCCGCGGAAGCGCAGAACGAAAAATTAGAAAAAAGCTCATAGAGGAGAACTTGTTAGACGCAGTAATCGGCTTACCTACTAACCTTTTTTATGGTACAGGAATTCCTGCAGCAATACTCATTTTCAATAAAGCGAAAACTACAAAGGAAATACTTTTTATAGATGCCAGTAAAGATTTTGAAGATGGAAAGAAACAAAATGTATTGCGCACACAAGACATCAATAAGATTGTAGATACTTATAAAAGGTTTACAACTATTGAAAAATACAGTTCAGTTGTTACCCTATCAGAAGTGTCTGAAAATGACTATAATCTAAACATACCTCGGTATGTTGACACATTTGAAGAAGAAGAACCTATAGACGTAGCTGCCGTGCAAAAAAACATCGTTCAATTAGAATTAGAGTTGGAGCAAGTAAGAGCTGAAATGAACAAACATTTAAAGGAACTTGGATTTTGA
- a CDS encoding substrate-binding domain-containing protein encodes MKSLIKFLLFNIFFLLFLSCSQENNKEKYKIGFSQAMTTDNWRREMNKEMRVEASMHPDLNLEIKDAENHIAKQITQIEGFIEEKVDVLIVSPIQSIPITPVIEKAMNAGIPVIIIDRKIEGRNFTAYVGANNIEIGRNAAKYIISHSKGEARIIEITGQEGSSPAFERSTGFKNTLDSVPVLQITHTLRGDWEKASIKEPLSSLLDSVPAPDYIFAHNDRMAMGAWEVARSKSLEKEISIIGVDGLFGPNGGIQMVKDGLLDVTLLYPTGGSEAIKLASDLINGENIDKYNILRTVVIDSVNVGIMQNQFNKMNQQQNDIEKQQAFIESQIKTYNSQSNLIKIMIVLSLLLLALTSWSIYLVIKIKKSKRELEINHKKIIIQRNQIEDFAEKLKLSNESKINFFTALSHEFKTPLTLITSSIESISDKPEKDLRGITNETNLIINNSKRLLRLINELLDFRKLESGTFNLKPVRTKIIPFLSSITEDFRAEALKRSINLSFTANGKDTEIYVDSDMIDKVFFNILSNAFKFTPKNGSISIEVKEFENEVCIYFKDSGIGIPKEELTKIFNPYSQASNNSKPSSGLGLYITKQFVELHKGKISVSSHQGAEFKICLLKGKAHLSEYQLSEMEIETGARSEYNLPEPITSVELNEEDQGDEHAESILIIEDNIDLSGLLKSRLGKEYRIFLSDGSDGVDKALEIIPDVIICDLNLPDKTGFEICRILKNDLRTSHIPTIILTALSDPESEIKALRSGADYYITKPFSFDILMESIKSALYNREKLRYYYTNKIDQVSEEDFDSSEQSFLKELNSYIEANLRNPEFSVEELAANLGISRVQLYRKVKALLGISVNEYINAQRLGKARNLLQDSSMNISEIAYEVGYSSPGYFSTSFKNKYGVSPKHFKS; translated from the coding sequence ATGAAGTCTCTAATTAAGTTTTTACTTTTTAATATTTTTTTCTTGTTATTCCTTTCATGCAGTCAAGAAAATAATAAGGAAAAATACAAAATTGGTTTCTCCCAGGCTATGACTACCGATAACTGGCGTAGGGAAATGAACAAGGAGATGAGAGTAGAAGCTTCCATGCATCCGGATCTTAATCTTGAAATTAAGGATGCTGAGAATCACATAGCCAAGCAAATCACTCAGATCGAGGGATTTATTGAAGAAAAAGTTGATGTGCTTATTGTTTCTCCAATTCAGTCCATACCCATTACACCCGTGATCGAGAAGGCTATGAATGCAGGTATCCCTGTAATCATTATAGACCGGAAAATTGAAGGTCGGAATTTTACGGCCTATGTGGGTGCTAATAATATTGAAATTGGAAGAAATGCGGCGAAATATATTATTTCACATTCCAAGGGGGAGGCCAGAATAATTGAAATAACTGGTCAGGAAGGTTCTTCTCCTGCTTTTGAAAGAAGTACTGGTTTTAAAAATACGCTGGATTCGGTTCCCGTTTTGCAAATAACCCATACTTTAAGAGGGGATTGGGAAAAGGCTTCAATAAAAGAACCTTTATCGTCGCTTCTGGATTCGGTACCTGCACCCGATTATATTTTTGCCCATAACGACCGTATGGCAATGGGTGCCTGGGAGGTTGCCAGGTCAAAATCCCTGGAAAAAGAGATTAGTATCATTGGAGTGGATGGGTTATTTGGACCAAATGGAGGGATCCAAATGGTAAAGGATGGTTTACTGGATGTCACACTTCTATATCCAACGGGAGGCTCAGAAGCTATTAAACTGGCCAGCGATCTTATTAATGGAGAGAACATTGATAAATATAATATTCTAAGAACCGTTGTGATAGATTCGGTGAATGTAGGTATCATGCAGAATCAGTTCAATAAAATGAACCAGCAGCAAAATGATATAGAAAAGCAGCAGGCTTTTATCGAGAGCCAGATTAAGACCTATAATTCCCAGAGTAATCTTATCAAAATTATGATCGTTTTGTCACTCCTGCTACTGGCCCTGACCAGCTGGAGTATTTATCTGGTGATAAAGATCAAAAAGAGCAAACGGGAACTTGAGATCAATCATAAAAAAATAATTATTCAGCGTAACCAGATAGAGGATTTTGCAGAAAAATTAAAACTTTCCAATGAGAGTAAAATTAATTTTTTTACTGCTTTGTCCCATGAATTCAAGACGCCTCTTACGCTTATAACAAGCTCTATCGAGTCTATTTCAGATAAACCGGAAAAGGATCTAAGAGGTATTACCAATGAAACAAACCTTATCATTAATAATTCAAAACGTTTGCTTCGTTTGATTAATGAGTTACTGGATTTCAGGAAGCTGGAAAGCGGAACCTTCAACTTAAAACCGGTCAGGACTAAGATAATCCCCTTTCTTAGTAGCATAACAGAAGATTTCAGGGCAGAGGCCCTGAAAAGGTCCATTAACCTTAGCTTTACGGCAAATGGGAAGGATACAGAAATCTATGTTGACAGTGATATGATAGATAAGGTGTTTTTTAATATTCTTTCCAACGCCTTTAAATTCACTCCTAAAAACGGAAGCATTAGTATTGAGGTGAAGGAATTTGAAAATGAAGTTTGTATCTATTTTAAAGATTCCGGAATAGGGATTCCAAAGGAAGAGCTAACAAAGATCTTTAACCCTTATAGCCAGGCCAGCAATAATAGCAAACCCAGTTCTGGTCTCGGTCTTTATATCACCAAACAATTTGTGGAGCTTCATAAGGGAAAGATCTCAGTTTCTTCACATCAGGGTGCCGAGTTTAAAATTTGTCTTTTAAAGGGTAAAGCACATCTTTCTGAATATCAGTTGTCTGAAATGGAGATCGAGACCGGTGCCAGATCGGAATATAATTTGCCTGAACCAATAACTTCTGTTGAATTAAATGAGGAAGACCAGGGTGATGAACATGCGGAAAGTATCCTGATAATTGAAGATAATATCGACCTTTCAGGTCTTCTTAAGTCCAGGCTGGGAAAAGAGTACCGCATTTTTCTTTCTGACGGTAGCGACGGAGTGGACAAGGCATTGGAAATTATTCCCGATGTTATTATCTGTGATCTTAACCTGCCAGATAAGACGGGATTTGAGATATGCAGGATATTGAAAAATGACCTCAGGACTTCTCATATTCCAACAATCATACTTACAGCATTAAGCGACCCGGAATCTGAAATAAAAGCCCTTAGATCTGGCGCAGATTACTATATAACCAAGCCATTCAGCTTTGATATTTTAATGGAGTCCATTAAATCTGCTTTATATAATCGTGAAAAGCTGCGTTATTACTATACCAATAAAATAGACCAGGTTAGTGAGGAGGACTTCGATTCTTCTGAACAATCCTTCTTAAAGGAACTTAATTCCTATATCGAGGCTAACCTTAGAAACCCTGAATTCTCAGTAGAAGAACTGGCGGCTAACCTGGGGATTTCCAGGGTCCAGTTATATCGTAAGGTAAAGGCTCTTCTGGGAATAAGTGTAAATGAGTATATAAATGCCCAGCGCCTTGGGAAAGCCAGAAATCTGTTGCAGGATTCGAGCATGAATATTTCAGAGATCGCCTATGAGGTTGGCTATTCTTCACCCGGTTATTTCTCCACTTCTTTTAAGAATAAGTATGGAGTCTCTCCAAAGCATTTTAAATCTTAA
- a CDS encoding TIR domain-containing protein codes for MALKSRNFFVSYHHNNDQGYIKKLRQLKQGMKVADYSLKKDISEYTDEQIYKVIRDKMRSCSVTIVLIGERTGHRKWIDWELWASLRGYKNSRDPKRSFKPKGLLAIYLPTLSHSVPERLQANIDSGYAVSMKWKNIERDLQSKINYAIWKRNNASHQIKNNSERFERNAFNFFGIKI; via the coding sequence ATGGCACTTAAATCAAGAAACTTTTTTGTGAGTTATCATCACAACAATGATCAAGGCTATATAAAGAAACTACGTCAACTCAAGCAAGGAATGAAAGTGGCAGATTATTCTTTAAAAAAGGATATTTCGGAGTATACGGATGAGCAAATCTACAAGGTAATAAGAGATAAAATGCGTTCTTGTTCTGTAACCATAGTGCTCATTGGTGAACGAACAGGCCATAGAAAATGGATCGATTGGGAATTATGGGCATCCCTAAGAGGTTATAAAAATAGTAGAGATCCTAAACGATCTTTTAAGCCAAAAGGGTTGTTAGCTATTTACTTGCCAACCTTAAGCCATTCTGTTCCAGAAAGATTACAAGCTAATATTGATTCTGGTTATGCAGTCTCCATGAAGTGGAAGAACATAGAGCGCGATTTACAAAGTAAAATCAACTATGCTATATGGAAAAGAAATAATGCAAGTCACCAGATCAAAAATAATTCAGAACGCTTTGAAAGGAATGCTTTTAACTTTTTTGGAATTAAAATTTAA